The Myroides phaeus DNA segment ACTATCTCAATAATTTGGTTCTTTTTTTCCTGTATTACATCTTTACAATAACAGTAATTCACTAAGCGATTATTTGTGAATCTTACTCATTTCTTCCTCAGAAATACATAGATATGACGCTAAATCTTCAGGAGAAATATCTTTCATACAATTTTGGTAACGTTCAAGCAATGCTTTATAGTATTCTATAGATGTCAACTTAAGCAAGTCAACTTTTCGTTGTAACATAAAGTTTAGTAACTCTCCCGTAAATATATTCATAACCCGATGCATTTGAGGAGATATCTCATAAAGTTCATTTACATCGTGCTGTGTTATCATAAATAACTCGCAGTCGGTTGCAGCTTGAACATTAAAATCACATGGTTTCTGTAATGTAAACGATAAATTAGATAATGAAAAAGTATGTGGCATACAAAACCAAAATGTTTTCTCACGATCATACTTATCATTTATCCAACAACGAAGTATTCCATCATTTACAAAATATATGTTGTGTTCTATTTCACCTTCTTTTACAAGAAAATCTCCTTTCTTGATTTTTATTGGCTTGAAATATCCCTCAAACAATAATCTGTCTCCAACTGTTAAATTAATATCTTTTAAATCTAATCTATTTAACAAATCATCTATTATCATCTTTAGTAGAATTATTAATTATATTAACACAAAATTACGTGTTTTATGCACAAAAAATCCTAACAAAAGTCATTATAGCTCTTTAAACATCTTCTTCTTTAAACTTATAAGTACATTTAATCTAACAAAAAACACTAACACATTATTAAACCCTTGCTTTTACCTCGTTACATCTAAGTAAAGTCACTATTTACATCTAATCTTTAAGGTTAGTTTAAAAATAAAAAAAAGAGATTATAAATTAA contains these protein-coding regions:
- a CDS encoding Crp/Fnr family transcriptional regulator, translating into MIIDDLLNRLDLKDINLTVGDRLLFEGYFKPIKIKKGDFLVKEGEIEHNIYFVNDGILRCWINDKYDREKTFWFCMPHTFSLSNLSFTLQKPCDFNVQAATDCELFMITQHDVNELYEISPQMHRVMNIFTGELLNFMLQRKVDLLKLTSIEYYKALLERYQNCMKDISPEDLASYLCISEEEMSKIHK